GCTGGCGCCCACGGCGTGGTCGTAGGTGACGGTGCGGGCCGGCTGGGCGCCGTGGGCGGGGAAAGCACGCGTCAGGGGGCGGCCCCGGTCGTCGTAGGTGGTGCACGCCCACGGGCCGGTGCCCACCCGGGTGGCCACCGGGCGGCCCATGGCGTCGTGGACGACCTCGGTCACCCTCGCGACCTCGGGGCCGGGGCCGTCGGGGTCGGGGCCGGTGGAGCGGCGCACCATCCCCCCCTGGTTGGCGCTGGCCCCGCCGGGGCAGGGGTTGGCGACCACCTCGGTGGGGCCGTAGTGCTCGTAGGTGGTGGTGGCCCCCGAGGGGAGCGTGCGGGCCGTGCGCCGGAAGAAGGCCCCCGGGCCGGCGGGCTCGTAGGAGGTGGCGGTGGTGAGGGCCAGGCCCCCGGGATCTGCGGTCACGGCCGTGGGCAGGCCCAGGTGGGCGTGGGCGTAGGAGGTGGCCGTCACCAGCGGGGGCGAGCCGTCGGTGGAGTCGTGGGCAGTAGAGGTGGTGGGCAGGCCGTAGCGTCAACAGCAGGGCTTCTCCTGGCATGCTTGGACCTCCACCGGTCGCTGGTATGGGCTACGGCCGGCCATCATGGCCGGTCCCGTGTAGCGATCGGTGGAACTCCCCCTCCCCTCCGACGCAGCCCACAGGATCGGGGCTTCGCCCCGAGTTGATGATGTGCGTCAAGACGCCGCGCTCAGCACGAGGCATTTCACCGCAGAAGGAGCTCGTCAACGGGCGCAAGGCGAACCCGGGACGGGATACGCCGCTGGTGGCAGGCCATGGGCCGGGACCGCTACCAGGAGGCCACCACCTTGCTGGTGACCGCCACCGCCGATGCCGGCGGATCGAACGGCTACCGCAACAAGCTCTGGAAGGTCGAACTGGCCGAGCTGGCCGCCGAGACGGGGCTCACGATCACGGTGTGCCACTACCCGCCGGGCACGTCGAAGTGGAACAAGGTGGAGCACCGGATGTTCAGCTTCATCACCAAGAACTGGCGGGGCAAGCCCCTCACGTCCTACCAGGTGATCGTCGAGCTGGCCGCCGGCACCACCACCGAGACAGGCCTGCGGATCCTCGCCGATTGGGACCAGGGCCACTACCCGAAAAGGACCGAGATCAGCGACGACACGATGGCGGCGCTTCCCCTCATCGGCCACGACTGGCATGCCGAATAGAACTACGACCTCGCACCGCCGACACCATCAAGGGGACGGCTCAGTACCAGGTAGTTCCCGCCCGATTCCTTAACGATCTCGAGTAAAATAGAACCAACACGCCGTACTAGCTAAGAGCAGAAACCAGGCCGCCAATCCTGGATAGCTTAGACGGTCATAACCACTGAGAAGCCCCGCGATCAAGACACCAAATGACCATGCCATCGTCCATAAGAAGATGACGGCCTTGTCACGACGGGTAGGCTCATCCGGTGGTCCTCTCATGACTTCTCCTAGTTGCACGGGATCAACGAGGTGACTACGGAGGCAGTCACTCCGAGGCCCTTTGCCGCACCAGCTATAGGGCTGTCCGCAAAGTGGTAAATCGCCGCTGTGGCGGTACTTGAGAAGCTTGATGCGGTACCCCCCGTCGCCACGAAGGCCGTAGAGCACGCCGGGTCGACCAAGTTGCCAGCGGTTGAGACCACGACCGGAACTGCTATTGCTGCCGCTGCAGGGGCACCTACCGCAGGCAGTGCCACAGCGGCTGCAGCGGCTACGACCCGCAGCGTGTCGTCTGCGTATCGTTCCGCGTAGACCTTCTCGGCCCGTGCGATCGGGTTGGTGTTCTCGACTGTGCAGTTGCACTCGTAGCTCTCCCGGTCCTGGCGCTTGAGGTCCCCGGCGGTGGCGTAGTCGACGACCGCCCGGACGGCGGCGCCGGCACAGTGGTGGGGGTGGCGCCACGAGCAGTGCGTCCCCGTCAGGTCCAAGCCGTTCACCGGGTCGCCGCAGACGTAGTCGTAGTCGTTGCAGGAGCCGGCTTCTATGGGGTCGACGGACAGGAAGCGGCCGAGGGAGGGGGCGTAGGGGCGGGCGCCCATCTGCACGATGGTGGTTGCCAGGCCGTGGTCGGTGGGGCGCTGGTGGGAGCCCAGCCAGCCGTAGTCGTAGTCCCCGTCGGAGTTGTCGGGCGGGGGGC
This region of Actinomycetota bacterium genomic DNA includes:
- a CDS encoding RHS repeat-associated core domain-containing protein: PPPDNSDGDYDYGWLGSHQRPTDHGLATTIVQMGARPYAPSLGRFLSVDPIEAGSCNDYDYVCGDPVNGLDLTGTHCSWRHPHHCAGAAVRAVVDYATAGDLKRQDRESYECNCTVENTNPIARAEKVYAERYADDTLRVVAAAAAVALPAVGAPAAAAIAVPVVVSTAGNLVDPACSTAFVATGGTASSFSSTATAAIYHFADSPIAGAAKGLGVTASVVTSLIPCN